A window of the Brassica oleracea var. oleracea cultivar TO1000 chromosome C1, BOL, whole genome shotgun sequence genome harbors these coding sequences:
- the LOC106307373 gene encoding protein NLP7, whose product MESHSADLTFRPSLSLSNSNPKPKKRTRRRKLSRENSRKENRWKMCEPDDNTARNGATPPPSRSRELLMDVDDLDLDGSWPLDQIPYLSSSNRMISPLFVSSSSEQPCSPLWAFSDVGRAVNHRGDDEKISSASGVPSFRLADYPLFLPYSSSPSVAENTTEKHNGFQFPSPLMSLVPPENTDNYCVIKERMTQALRYFKESTEQHVLAQVWAPVRKNGRDLLTTLGQPFVLNPNGNGLNQYRMISLTYMFSVDSESDIELGLPGRVFRQKLPEWTPNVQYYSSKEFSRLDHALHYNVRGTLALPVFNPSGDSCIGVVELIMTSEKIHYAPEVDRVCKALEAVNLKSSEILDHQTTQICNESRQNALAEILEVLTVVCETHNLPLAQTWVPCQHGSVLANGGGLKKNCTSFDGSCMGQVCMSTTDMACYVVDAHVWGFRDACLEHHLQKGQGVAGRAFLNGGSCFCRDITKFCKTQYPLVHYALMFKLTTCFAISLQSSYTGDDSYILEFFLPSSIKDNQVQDLLLGSLLVTMKEHFQSLRVASGVDFGEDDDKLSFEIIQALPDENIHSEIESIRVPFSGFKSNATESLLIPQPAVQSSAPVNGKTNVATVNGVVKEKKKTEKKRGKTEKTISLDVLQQYFTGSLKDAAKSLGVCPTTMKRICRQHGISRWPSRKIKKVNRSITKLKRVIESVQCTDGGLGLTSMAVSSIPWTHGQTAAHPLNSPSGSKPPELPTTNNSPNHWSSDHHSPPEPNGSPELPSNGHKRSRTGDESAGTPTSHGSCDGNQLDETKVPNQDPLFTVGGPPGLFFPPYSRDHDVSTASFSMQNRPLGTIDHFRGMPIEDAGSSKDLRNLCSTAAFDDKFPDSNWMNNDNNSNNNNNNNMYVPPKEEEVVNITRELPSGSEMRTVTIKASYKEDIIRFRISSGSGIMELKDEVAKRLRLDAGTFDIKYLDDDNEWVLIACDADLQECLEIPRSSRTNVVRLLVHDVTANLGSSCESTGEL is encoded by the exons ATGGAATCACACTCTGCCGATTTGACCTTTCGTCCATCTCTTTCTCTATCCAATTCCAACCCCAAGCCGAAGAAGAGAACTCGCAGACGGAAACTTTCCCGGGAAAACTCCAGAAAAGAAAACCGTTGGAAAATGTGCGAGCCCGATGATAACACCGCCAGAAACGGCGCCACACCTCCACCGTCAAGGTCGAGGGAGCTTCTGATGGATGTGGATGACTTGGATCTCGACGGCTCGTGGCCTCTGGATCAGATCCCTTACTTATCCTCGTCGAATCGCATGATATCTCCGCTTTTCGTCTCCTCTTCCTCCGAGCAGCCTTGCTCCCCTCTCTGGGCGTTCTCCGACGTCGGAAGAGCCGTTAACCACCGTGGCGACGATGAGAAGATCAGCTCCGCCTCCGGTGTTCCTTCGTTTCGTCTCGCCGATTATCCTCTCTTCCTCCCTT ACTCTTCTTCACCATCAGTGGCTGAGAACACCACGGAGAAGCATAACGGTTTCCAGTTTCCTTCTCCGTTGATGAGCCTAGTCCCGCCGGAGAACACAGACAACTACTGTGTGATCAAAGAGAGGATGACTCAGGCGCTTCGTTACTTCAAAGAATCAACCGAACAACACGTTTTGGCTCAGGTCTGGGCTCCTGTGAGAAAGAACGGTCGTGATTTGCTGACGACTTTGGGTCAACCTTTTGTTCTTAACCCTAACGGTAACGGGCTTAATCAATACAGGATGATCTCTCTCACCTACATGTTTTCTGTGGATAGTGAGAGTGACATTGAGCTCGGGCTCCCGGGTCGGGTTTTCCGTCAGAAACTGCCTGAGTGGACGCCGAATGTTCAGTACTATTCCAGCAAAGAATTCTCGCGGCTTGACCACGCCTTGCACTATAACGTGCGTGGTACACTGGCTTTGCCTGTCTTTAATCCCTCTGGCGACTCATGCATAGGTGTTGTTGAACTTATCATGACCTCGGAGAAGATTCACTATGCACCCGAAGTGGATAGAGTTTGCAAAGCCCTTGAG GCTGTAAATCTTAAAAGCTCAGAGATACTTGATCACCAGACCACTCAG ATATGCAATGAGAGTCGCCAAAACGCACTTGCTGAGATTCTAGAAGTGCTAACAGTTGTATGCGAGACCCATAACTTGCCTCTGGCTCAGACGTGGGTTCCCTGTCAGCACGGGAGCGTTCTTGCCAATGGTGGCGGTTTAAAGAAAAACTGCACCAGTTTTGACGGTAGCTGCATGGGCCAAGTCTGCATGTCCACAACCGACATGGCCTGCTATGTCGTGGATGCTCATGTCTGGGGATTTAGAGATGCCTGTCTTGAACACCATCTCCAAAAAGGACAGGGAGTCGCTGGACGAGCTTTTCTCAATGGTGGCTCGTGTTTCTGCAGAGACATTACCAAATTCTGCAAAACGCAGTACCCGTTGGTCCATTACGCGCTCATGTTCAAGTTAACCACTTGTTTCGCAATCTCTCTCCAGAGCTCTTACACAGGCGACGACAGTTACATTCTTGAATTCTTTCTTCCCTCAAGTATAAAAGACAACCAAGTGCAAGATTTGCTTCTTGGTTCTCTTTTGGTGACAATGAAAGAACATTTTCAGAGTCTGAGGGTTGCATCTGGGGTTGACTTTGGTGAAGATGATGACAAATTGTCTTTTGAGATCATCCAAGCATTACCGGACGAGAACATCCATTCAGAAATAGAATCTATTCGAGTTCCGTTTTCTGGTTTCAAGTCAAACGCGACAGAGTCGCTGTTGATTCCTCAGCCTGCGGTTCAGTCGTCTGCTCCAGTGAACGGAAAAACTAACGTGGCCACTGTTAATGGGGTGGTTAAGGAGAAGAAGAAAACAGAGAAAAAGCGTGGGAAGACTGAGAAAACGATCAGTCTGGATGTACTTCAGCAGTATTTCACCGGAAGTCTCAAAGATGCTGCAAAGAGCCTAGGAG TTTGCCCGACGACAATGAAGCGAATTTGCAGACAACACGGAATCTCACGGTGGCCATCAAGAAAGATCAAGAAAGTGAATCGCTCGATCACAAAGCTGAAACGCGTCATCGAATCTGTTCAATGTACTGATGGAGGCCTCGGCCTGACTTCCATGGCCGTTAGTTCCATCCCTTGGACACACGGTCAAACAGCAGCACATCCACTAAACTCACCCAGCGGTTCCAAACCGCCCGAGCTACCAACCACCAACAATTCACCTAACCACTGGTCAAGTGATCATCACAGTCCTCCCGAGCCAAACGGCTCGCCTGAGTTACCAAGCAATGGTCATAAGCGTTCACGGACGGGGGATGAGAGCGCCGGGACACCAACCTCTCACGGTTCGTGTGACGGTAACCAGTTAGATGAAACAAAAGTCCCAAACCAAGATCCGCTGTTCACGGTAGGTGGACCACCGGGGCTATTCTTTCCACCTTATTCTAGAGATCATGACGTATCCACAGCATCGTTCTCAATGCAGAACAGGCCTCTTGGTACTATAGACCATTTCCGAGGAATGCCCATTGAAGACGCTGGAAGCTCAAAAGATTTGAGAAATCTCTGCTCCACTGCAGCATTCGACGATAAGTTTCCAGACTCAAACTGGATGAACAATGATAATAACAGCAACAACAATAACAACAACAACATGTACGTTCCTCCAAAGGAAGAGGAGGTGGTAAATATTACTCGCGAACTACCATCAGGGTCCGAAATGAGAACGGTAACCATCAAGGCAAGTTACAAAGAAGACATAATACGGTTTAGGATATCCTCTGGTTCGGGTATAATGGAATTGAAGGATGAAGTGGCGAAGAGGCTGAGACTCGACGCAGGTACTTTTGATATCAAGTATCTTGACGATGATAACGAATGGGTATTGATAGCTTGTGATGCTGATCTTCAAGAATGTCTCGAGATCCCTAGATCCTCCCGTACTAATGTAGTACGGCTCCTGGTTCATGATGTTACAGCGAACCTCGGGAGCTCCTGCGAGAGCACAGGAGAATTGTGA
- the LOC106296080 gene encoding LOW QUALITY PROTEIN: uncharacterized protein LOC106296080 (The sequence of the model RefSeq protein was modified relative to this genomic sequence to represent the inferred CDS: substituted 1 base at 1 genomic stop codon), with translation MDXSISISTNVSTTTSMEKIDQAASWLSATIISAFFASLDRCACVNLSTSHDDEDEDEDDEESYHRPLALSAAPHSNDTV, from the coding sequence ATGGACTAAAGCATCAGCATAAGCACCAACGTTAGCACGACGACTTCCATGGAGAAGATCGATCAGGCAGCGAGCTGGCTCAGCGCCACGATCATCTCCGCTTTCTTCGCCTCCCTCGACCGCTGCGCCTGCGTCAATCTCTCCACTTCCCATGACGACGAAGACGAAGACGAAGACGACGAAGAGTCCTACCACCGTCCCCTTGCTCTCTCCGCCGCTCCTCATTCCAACGACACCGTTTAA
- the LOC106326934 gene encoding trehalase, translating into MNSHKHNTSPISTLSFSSHYKYSLFATSLDLKRQRFTSPLLLIVLFLCLSFATSMGVSDSGPVVQTTPLVTFLQRVQLTALRSYSKKPDPKFYIDLSLKLPHDLSTAESVFDDLTTGSRDLSVPVEKLEKFVHEYFDDAGIDLVHHEPEDFVSDPTEFLANVENDQVREWAREVHCLWRTLSCRVSDSVIESPDRHTLLPLPEPVIIPGSRFREVYYWDSYWVIKGLLTSKMFTTAKGLVTNLMSLVETYGYALNGARAYYTNRSQPPLLSSMVYEIYNVTKDEELVRKAIPVLLKEYEFWNSGKHKVVIRDASGNDHILSRYYAMWNMPRPESSVFDQESASGFSSTLEKQRFHRDIATAAESGCDFSTRWMRHPPNFTTMATTSVVPVDLNVFLLKMELDIAFMMEIAGDRNGSERFVKASEARKKAFETVFWNEKAAQWLDYWLSSNGDEPETWKAENQNNNVFASNFAPIWTSSFHSDEILVKKVVKALENSGLIAPAGILTSLTNSGQQWDDPNGWAPQQELIVTGLARSGLKEANELAEEIARRWIRSSYRVYKTSGFVHEKLNVSEFGAYGGGGEYKPQTGFGWSNGVILAFLEEFGWPSDLSIEP; encoded by the exons ATGAATTCACACAAACATAACACTAGTCCAATCTCTACACTCTCCTTCTCGTCTCATTACAAATACTCCCTCTTTGCTACCTCCTTAGACCTAAAACGACAGCGTTTCACTTCTCCGTTGTTGTTGATCGTCTTGTTCCTCTGTTTGTCTTTTGCTACTTCCATGGGAGTCTCAGACTCAGGTCCTGTTGTTCAGACGACCCCACTCGTCACCTTCCTCCAGCGCGTGCAACTCACGGCACTCCGATCATACTCCAAGAAGCCTGACCCTAAATTCTACATCGACCTGTCTCTCAAGCTCCCTCACGATCTCTCCACCGCCGAGTCCGTCTTCGACGATCTCACGACCGGGTCACGTGACCTGTCAGTGCCAGTGGAGAAGCTTGAAAAGTTCGTCCACGAATACTTCGACGATGCAGGGATCGATCTGGTGCACCACGAGCCAGAGGACTTCGTCTCAGATCCCACCGAGTTTCTCGCCAACGTGGAGAACGACCAGGTCAGAGAATGGGCGCGTGAGGTACACTGCCTGTGGAGAACCCTAAGCTGCAGGGTCTCTGACTCCGTGATAGAGTCACCAGACCGGCACACGCTTCTCCCGTTGCCGGAACCGGTTATCATTCCCGGTTCGAGATTCAGAGAAGTTTATTACTGGGATTCTTATTGGGTTATCAA AGGACTTTTGACGAGTAAAATGTTCACTACGGCCAAAGGTTTGGTGACGAACCTGATGTCACTTGTGGAGACTTATGGTTACGCTTTGAACGGTGCTAGAGCTTATTACACTAACCGAAG CCAACCACCTCTATTGAGCTCAATGGTCTATGAGATCTATAACGTAACCAAAGATGAAGAACTTGTGAGGAAAGCTATCCCTGTGCTTCTCAAAGAGTACGAGTTCTGGAACTCAG GAAAACATAAGGTTGTTATTCGAGACGCAAGTGGCAATGATCACATCTTAAGCCGGTATTACGCCATGTGGAACATGCCTAGACCTGAATCCTCTGTGTTC GATCAAGAATCAGCATCGGGGTTTTCGAGTACGTTAGAGAAACAACGGTTCCATCGAGATATAGCTACGGCTGCTGAATCAGGATGCGACTTCAGCACGCGATGGATGAG ACACCCTCCTAATTTTACAACGATGGCTACAACATCAGTTGTTCCTGTTGATCTAAACGTCTTTCTTCTCAAG ATGGAACTCGATATAGCGTTTATGATGGAGATTGCTGGAGATAGAAATGGTTCAGAGCGTTTTGTGAAAGCGTCAGAAGCGAGAAAGAAAGCGTTTGAGACCGTGTTTTGGAATGAAAAAGCAGCGCAGTGGCTAGATTACTGGCTTTCCTCCAATGGTGAT GAGCCTGAGACATGGAAAGCTGAGAACCAAAACAACAATGTTTTTGCATCTAACTTTGCTCCAATCTGGACTAGTTCCTTCCATTCAG ATGAAATCCTTGTCAAGAAAGTTGTGAAGGCTCTTGAAAACTCAGGACTCATCGCTCCCGCTGGAATCCTAACCTCTTTGACAAACTCGGGACAACAATG GGACGATCCTAATGGATGGGCACCGCAACAAGAGCTGATAGTTACAGGACTCGCAAGATCTGGTCTAAAGGAAGCTAACGAGTTGGCAGAGGAGATTGCAAGGAGATGGATAAGAAGTAGCTATCGTGTTTACAAGACAAGTGGGTTTGTTCATGAGAAGCTCAATGTTTCAGAGTTTGGTGCATATGGTGGTGGAGGGGAATATAAGCCACAG ACGGGATTTGGATGGTCAAACGGAGTTATATTAGCATTCTTGGAGGAGTTTGGATGGCCCTCTGACCTGAGCATTGAACCGTAG